A section of the Petrimonas sulfuriphila genome encodes:
- a CDS encoding NUDIX domain-containing protein — protein MKHPLHQFHFCPECGSGNFSENNLKSKKCTDCGFTYYFNSSAAVVAIIENEKGEVLIARRAKDPAKGTYDLPGGFVDMYETAEEAIAREVREETGLLITSSKYLFSIPNIYVYSGFEVHTMDLFFQCKSLDDSVMTPMDDVSDLLFIDKRELRPADFGLISIRKGIEKILEDVRIRK, from the coding sequence ATGAAACACCCCCTGCATCAATTTCACTTCTGTCCCGAATGCGGTTCAGGAAACTTTTCCGAAAACAACTTAAAATCGAAAAAGTGTACGGACTGCGGATTTACCTATTATTTTAATTCATCGGCTGCTGTTGTGGCAATAATTGAAAATGAGAAAGGTGAAGTGCTAATTGCCCGGAGAGCAAAAGATCCGGCAAAGGGCACTTACGACCTGCCCGGCGGATTCGTAGACATGTATGAAACGGCTGAAGAGGCTATTGCCCGGGAAGTTCGGGAAGAAACAGGGTTGTTGATAACTTCGTCTAAGTACCTTTTTTCAATTCCGAATATTTACGTATATTCGGGTTTTGAAGTGCATACGATGGATCTGTTTTTCCAGTGTAAGTCGCTTGATGATAGTGTGATGACTCCTATGGATGACGTGTCGGATCTACTTTTTATCGATAAAAGGGAGCTTCGTCCGGCTGACTTCGGACTGATTTCAATCCGTAAAGGAATTGAAAAAATATTAGAAGATGTTAGAATTAGAAAGTAG
- a CDS encoding Mrp/NBP35 family ATP-binding protein, which yields MAIYPQLIIDALKNVRYPGTGQDIVSAGMVEDDIRIDGMKVSFSLITERQNDPFVKSLVKMAEQAILTYADPKIQIKGNISVKSKQAPRPALPDLLPDVKNIVAVASGKGGVGKSTVCTNLAIALAQKGYKVGLLDADIFGPSVPRMLGVEDVPVYTEKMEGRDLIVPVENYGVKMLSIGFFVKKEDAVVWRGAMASNALKQLITDADWGELDYFLIDFPPGTSDIHLTLVQTVPITGAVIVSTPQEVALADARKGISMFTGEKVNVPILGLVENMAWFTPAELPENKYYIFGKDGCKQLAEQNGYALLGQIPIVQSIREGGDDGQPVALQSDSITGMAFARLADNVVEAVEKRNRELPKTGIVEISRK from the coding sequence ATGGCTATATATCCTCAATTAATTATCGACGCACTGAAAAATGTGCGTTACCCGGGAACGGGGCAAGATATTGTTTCTGCTGGAATGGTGGAAGACGATATCCGCATTGACGGAATGAAAGTGAGTTTCTCACTCATCACTGAAAGACAGAACGATCCGTTTGTTAAATCGCTGGTAAAGATGGCGGAACAGGCAATTTTAACATATGCCGACCCGAAGATCCAAATCAAAGGGAATATTTCAGTAAAGTCGAAACAGGCACCGCGGCCTGCATTGCCTGATCTGTTGCCCGATGTAAAAAACATTGTTGCCGTGGCATCTGGAAAAGGCGGTGTCGGTAAAAGTACCGTATGTACTAACTTAGCTATTGCACTGGCTCAAAAAGGATACAAAGTAGGGTTGCTCGATGCCGATATTTTCGGGCCATCGGTTCCCCGGATGCTTGGTGTTGAAGATGTGCCCGTTTACACTGAAAAAATGGAAGGGCGCGACTTGATCGTTCCCGTGGAGAACTATGGGGTTAAAATGCTTTCCATCGGTTTCTTTGTCAAGAAGGAAGATGCCGTGGTTTGGCGCGGAGCAATGGCCAGCAACGCACTTAAACAACTCATCACTGATGCTGACTGGGGCGAACTGGATTATTTCCTGATCGATTTTCCGCCTGGGACAAGCGATATTCATTTAACACTGGTACAAACCGTACCCATTACCGGAGCCGTTATCGTAAGTACCCCGCAGGAAGTGGCGCTGGCCGATGCTCGTAAGGGAATCAGTATGTTCACGGGTGAGAAGGTGAATGTCCCCATCCTGGGTTTGGTCGAGAACATGGCGTGGTTCACCCCTGCTGAACTACCTGAAAATAAATACTACATCTTCGGAAAAGACGGTTGTAAGCAACTGGCGGAACAAAATGGGTATGCATTGTTGGGGCAAATCCCTATCGTACAGTCCATTCGTGAGGGTGGCGACGATGGACAGCCCGTGGCTCTTCAGTCCGACAGTATCACCGGCATGGCTTTTGCCCGGCTTGCCGACAATGTGGTGGAAGCGGTGGAAAAACGGAACCGTGAATTACCGAAAACAGGGATTGTGGAGATATCGAGGAAATGA
- the trmB gene encoding tRNA (guanosine(46)-N7)-methyltransferase TrmB — protein MGKNKLSKFADMATYPNVFQYTFSTLQNGGFPLKGKWKTDYFRNDNPVVLELGCGKGEYTVGLAQFYPEKNFIGIDIKGARMWSGARQALSENLTNVAFLRTHIELIRHFFAENEVSEIWITFPDPQMSKINKRLTSTRFMNTYSQILADKGVIHLKTDSNFLYIYTKAMIEENGLAALADTDDLYRSGTNDKVLNIQTFYEQQWRSRGLSIKYIRFLCPRKDNWTEPDIEIEKDEYRSFGRDAQL, from the coding sequence ATGGGAAAAAATAAATTATCGAAGTTTGCGGATATGGCGACCTATCCGAACGTTTTTCAATATACTTTCTCTACATTACAAAATGGCGGTTTCCCACTTAAGGGGAAATGGAAAACGGATTATTTTCGAAACGATAACCCTGTAGTACTCGAGCTCGGTTGCGGAAAGGGAGAATATACGGTAGGACTGGCACAGTTCTACCCTGAGAAAAATTTTATAGGAATTGACATCAAAGGTGCCCGGATGTGGTCCGGAGCAAGACAGGCTTTGAGCGAAAACCTGACGAATGTCGCTTTCTTGCGGACTCATATCGAACTGATTCGCCATTTTTTTGCCGAAAATGAAGTATCGGAAATCTGGATCACTTTCCCTGATCCGCAGATGTCCAAGATCAATAAACGGCTTACTTCCACTCGCTTTATGAACACCTACAGTCAAATTCTTGCGGATAAAGGCGTGATTCATCTCAAAACTGACAGTAATTTCCTCTACATCTATACCAAAGCCATGATCGAAGAAAACGGCCTGGCGGCTTTAGCGGATACCGATGATTTATACCGATCCGGGACTAACGATAAAGTATTAAATATTCAGACTTTTTATGAACAACAATGGCGTTCGCGCGGTTTAAGCATCAAATACATCCGTTTCCTGTGCCCAAGAAAAGATAACTGGACGGAACCGGATATCGAAATTGAAAAAGACGAATACCGCAGTTTCGGCCGTGATGCTCAACTATAA
- the gdhA gene encoding NADP-specific glutamate dehydrogenase gives MKVNDIMTQLEAKHPGEAEYLQAVKEVLTSIEDVYNQHPEFEKAGIVERIVEPDRIFTFRVPWVDDNGKVHVNIGYRVQFNGAIGPYKGGIRFHPSVTLSTLKFLGFEQTFKNALTTLPMGGGKGGSDFSPKGRSEAEIMRFCQAFVTELWRDLGPDTDVPAGDIGVGGREVGYMYGMYKKLAREHTGTFTGKGRSFGGSRLRPEATGFGALYFVNQMCETHKIDLKGKTVAVSGFGNVAWGATMKATELGAKVVAISGPDGYIYDEDGINTPEKFNYMLELRNSGNDVVAPYAEEYPNARFFPGKKPWECKVDIALPCAIQNELNLEDAKRLKQNGVTLVAEVSNMGCTAEAVDFFIENKILFGPGKAVNAGGVACSGLEMTQNAMHISWTNEEVDKWLHQIMSEIHDQCVAHGKEDNYINYVKGANIAGFMKVADAMMAQGVL, from the coding sequence ATGAAAGTAAATGACATAATGACACAACTTGAGGCTAAGCATCCCGGCGAGGCCGAATATCTTCAGGCAGTAAAAGAAGTTTTAACTTCTATAGAGGACGTTTACAATCAACATCCTGAATTTGAGAAGGCAGGAATTGTAGAAAGAATTGTGGAGCCTGACCGGATTTTCACTTTCAGAGTGCCTTGGGTGGACGACAACGGAAAAGTTCATGTAAACATTGGTTATCGCGTTCAGTTTAACGGAGCCATAGGCCCTTATAAAGGAGGTATTCGCTTCCATCCTTCCGTCACGTTATCTACACTGAAATTCTTAGGATTCGAACAAACATTTAAAAACGCACTAACTACATTACCTATGGGTGGTGGAAAAGGCGGATCGGACTTTTCTCCTAAAGGGCGTTCTGAAGCGGAGATCATGCGTTTCTGTCAGGCTTTTGTAACCGAACTCTGGCGCGATTTAGGCCCCGACACCGACGTTCCTGCCGGCGATATTGGAGTTGGTGGACGCGAAGTGGGATACATGTACGGAATGTACAAAAAATTAGCCCGGGAACATACGGGAACATTCACTGGAAAAGGGCGTTCGTTTGGTGGATCGCGTCTTCGTCCCGAAGCTACCGGGTTTGGGGCCTTGTATTTCGTGAATCAGATGTGTGAGACCCACAAAATCGATTTGAAGGGCAAAACGGTTGCTGTTTCAGGTTTTGGCAACGTTGCCTGGGGAGCTACGATGAAGGCCACCGAACTAGGTGCCAAGGTGGTTGCCATCTCAGGCCCCGACGGCTATATCTACGATGAAGACGGTATCAACACACCCGAAAAATTCAATTATATGCTGGAACTTCGCAATTCGGGAAACGATGTGGTGGCACCTTATGCCGAAGAGTACCCAAATGCCAGGTTCTTCCCGGGCAAGAAACCTTGGGAATGCAAAGTGGATATAGCATTGCCTTGTGCCATTCAGAACGAACTGAACCTGGAAGATGCAAAAAGACTAAAACAAAATGGTGTTACACTCGTTGCTGAAGTTTCCAACATGGGCTGTACGGCCGAAGCGGTTGACTTCTTTATCGAAAACAAAATTTTGTTCGGCCCCGGAAAAGCAGTAAACGCAGGAGGAGTAGCCTGTTCCGGATTGGAAATGACGCAGAACGCCATGCACATCTCCTGGACAAACGAAGAAGTGGACAAGTGGCTGCATCAGATCATGAGCGAGATCCATGATCAGTGTGTTGCACACGGAAAAGAGGATAATTACATCAATTACGTAAAAGGTGCAAACATTGCCGGCTTTATGAAGGTAGCCGATGCCATGATGGCTCAGGGCGTATTATAA
- a CDS encoding OFA family MFS transporter, with the protein MSKKWLIAVTGTFTHLLLGTVYAWSYFQNPISESAGWNNAQTAWAFSLSIFMLGVTSAWAGNKMSVYGPRRLSMIGGALYAFGYLVSGFALAHRYLFLLYFGFGIMGGIGLGLAYVAPVATVSAWFTHKQGLATGMVVMGFGFGALVMSKFLAPLLLRLSDGNLSTTFYYVGAVMIVLIPVLASFLQLPKPDKTHEKKLERISIARHIQSKPFIVVWLIFTINIVAGMIFISFQSPLLQDILKMRMSDGTNFSDGETMASLAAAGATLIAVSSVFNGMGRFAWGSISDKIGRMYTFRILLALQAVIFGLLILVHHPVVFSVLVCIVLLCYGGGFGVLPSLTKDMYGSKLMPSLYGAFLTAWSMGGIIGPQIVAFMKDNYAEKAGLFAFVVGGGLLIVGFFTSFLYRRKDVINLEN; encoded by the coding sequence ATGAGCAAAAAATGGCTGATTGCAGTCACCGGAACTTTCACGCACTTGTTGTTGGGAACTGTTTATGCCTGGAGTTATTTTCAAAATCCCATAAGTGAATCTGCAGGCTGGAACAACGCTCAGACTGCCTGGGCATTTAGTTTATCCATTTTTATGCTGGGAGTTACCTCCGCCTGGGCTGGAAACAAAATGTCGGTCTATGGTCCACGCAGATTGTCAATGATCGGCGGAGCGCTTTACGCCTTTGGATACCTTGTTTCGGGTTTCGCACTTGCCCACCGGTACCTGTTTTTACTCTATTTCGGGTTTGGAATCATGGGAGGAATAGGATTGGGATTAGCTTATGTTGCCCCTGTGGCAACTGTCTCTGCGTGGTTTACTCACAAACAGGGGTTGGCAACCGGGATGGTAGTAATGGGGTTTGGCTTCGGAGCATTGGTAATGTCCAAGTTTTTAGCCCCCCTTTTACTTCGACTATCGGATGGGAATTTGAGTACTACATTTTATTATGTTGGAGCGGTAATGATCGTGTTGATTCCTGTTCTGGCATCGTTTCTGCAACTACCCAAACCGGATAAAACCCATGAAAAGAAGCTGGAGAGAATCTCTATTGCCCGGCATATCCAAAGCAAACCGTTTATCGTTGTCTGGTTAATTTTTACGATAAATATTGTAGCGGGAATGATTTTTATATCTTTTCAATCACCTCTGTTACAAGATATACTAAAAATGCGGATGTCCGACGGTACAAACTTTTCTGACGGTGAAACGATGGCTTCTCTGGCCGCTGCGGGCGCTACGCTTATTGCTGTCAGTTCTGTTTTCAACGGCATGGGCCGATTTGCCTGGGGCAGTATCTCCGACAAAATAGGCAGGATGTATACTTTCCGGATTCTACTGGCATTACAGGCGGTGATTTTCGGATTGCTTATTCTCGTTCATCATCCGGTTGTTTTCTCTGTTCTGGTTTGCATTGTGTTGTTATGTTACGGTGGCGGGTTTGGCGTCTTGCCATCGTTGACAAAAGATATGTACGGAAGTAAATTGATGCCTTCGCTGTATGGCGCATTCCTTACCGCGTGGAGTATGGGCGGAATTATTGGCCCGCAAATCGTGGCTTTCATGAAAGACAACTATGCAGAGAAGGCCGGCTTGTTTGCCTTTGTTGTGGGCGGAGGGCTGTTGATTGTCGGTTTTTTCACCAGTTTTTTGTATCGAAGAAAAGACGTCATAAATCTTGAAAATTAA
- a CDS encoding PD-(D/E)XK nuclease family protein, which translates to MTPFLLRIAQAFYSKYENEIYKLSFVFPNKRAGVFFQKYLAEIAGKPVFSPRIITIQELFESLSAYRTADKTEMLVMLYEQYIRIGRSEELFDDFLYWGEILLNDFNDVDKHLADARQLFRNIHNLKSMDDDLSYLTPEQINAIRRFWTAFMPYEGNETKQEFMETWQILFELYTAFRETLHKKGYAYEGMLFREVAERAKEKEDIELPFSELVFVGLNALTPTEVELMKYLRNRGVADFYWDYESPLVRDKKNRSSRWIQENLSRFPSKLEFGSGIPNAEKPDINLIGIPSGVGQAKTVNRLLSQLLNNKSITGSNAGLNTAIVLPDENLLLPVLYSIPQEIEKINVTMGYSLQHSSVASLTESIARLHHNTRTMDGETAFYFRFVLSVLNHPLVTRIAPSETEELKAYIQQHNRVILTVSELGTHPFLKLIFSPIMDWTKIGEYLKSILSEIYRHLTSEKHPDEGGFTGDTRSIDLEREFIVQYYKSITRLQDTLSSVQNMSIDTYFRLFKRLTENLSVSFSGEPLSGLQVMGVLETRVIDFENLIILSMNEGVFPLKNATNSFVPYTLRKAFDLPTYEHQDSTYAYHFYRMISRAKRIFLLYDTRTEEMQTGEVSRYFYQLKYLYSQHFHLKESVVSYNVSAPHVSPVSVEKTPEVMRKLQKFRAGGDASLSASLINNYINCPLQFYFSAVERLSEEKEVQESVESDVFGTMYHAIMQHLYNRYRGKSVLPDTLNAIIQNDDYLTDLIERSFAEHYFKQKDKPRALTGHHFLIGEILRDYVKQTLRFDTSFTPFEYVDSEFVFRSIHQVSGDLSVNIKGSIDRIDKVAGRLRIIDYKSGKGELNFRNIEQLFDNTKVNRPYQILQVFIYALFYNSPLPVSPAVYYLRNIFREHNPAITFAGEPITDISVYLSAFTEKLNVFLEEIFDKDIPFVQTQNEKNCEWCAFKDICRR; encoded by the coding sequence ATGACCCCCTTCCTCCTCCGCATAGCACAAGCATTCTATTCCAAATACGAAAATGAGATATATAAACTGTCGTTCGTTTTCCCGAACAAACGTGCGGGGGTTTTCTTTCAGAAATACCTGGCTGAAATTGCAGGGAAACCGGTTTTTTCTCCCCGGATAATTACCATCCAGGAACTGTTTGAATCGCTTTCCGCCTACCGGACCGCCGACAAGACAGAAATGCTGGTAATGCTTTATGAACAATACATTCGTATCGGAAGGTCTGAAGAGCTTTTTGATGATTTCCTCTATTGGGGAGAGATATTGCTTAACGATTTCAACGATGTGGACAAACACCTGGCAGATGCCCGGCAATTGTTCAGAAACATCCACAACCTGAAATCGATGGATGACGACCTGTCCTACCTTACCCCTGAACAGATTAACGCTATACGCCGGTTTTGGACTGCTTTTATGCCCTACGAAGGCAATGAGACCAAGCAGGAATTTATGGAGACTTGGCAGATTCTGTTTGAGTTGTACACGGCCTTTCGCGAAACCCTACACAAGAAAGGATACGCTTACGAGGGAATGTTGTTCAGAGAGGTGGCAGAAAGGGCAAAAGAAAAAGAAGACATTGAACTGCCTTTTTCTGAACTGGTTTTTGTCGGATTGAACGCACTCACACCTACCGAAGTAGAATTGATGAAGTACCTAAGGAACAGGGGTGTTGCCGATTTTTACTGGGATTACGAATCTCCGTTGGTTCGCGATAAAAAAAACCGTTCATCGCGGTGGATTCAGGAAAACCTGTCGCGCTTCCCTTCAAAACTGGAATTCGGCTCAGGCATTCCGAATGCGGAAAAGCCCGACATAAACCTTATCGGCATTCCTTCCGGCGTGGGGCAGGCAAAAACTGTGAACCGTCTGCTTTCACAACTGCTCAATAACAAGAGCATTACCGGGTCCAATGCCGGATTAAACACGGCGATAGTCCTTCCCGACGAAAACCTGTTACTGCCCGTCCTCTATTCCATCCCTCAGGAAATCGAAAAGATAAATGTCACGATGGGGTATTCGTTGCAACATTCATCCGTAGCAAGCCTGACGGAAAGCATTGCCCGGCTGCACCACAACACAAGGACAATGGATGGCGAAACGGCGTTTTATTTCCGGTTCGTACTGTCGGTGCTCAATCATCCCCTGGTGACCCGGATAGCACCATCCGAAACCGAGGAGTTGAAAGCCTATATCCAACAACACAACCGTGTTATCCTTACGGTTTCCGAGCTTGGCACGCATCCCTTCCTGAAGCTTATCTTCTCACCCATAATGGATTGGACAAAAATCGGAGAATACCTGAAATCGATATTATCGGAAATTTACCGACACCTGACTTCCGAGAAGCACCCGGATGAAGGGGGATTTACGGGCGACACACGTTCCATTGACCTTGAACGGGAATTTATTGTCCAGTATTACAAATCGATAACCCGCCTGCAGGATACGTTATCATCTGTGCAAAACATGTCGATTGACACCTATTTCCGTTTATTTAAGCGATTAACTGAAAACCTCAGCGTATCATTTTCCGGCGAGCCGTTATCGGGTTTGCAAGTGATGGGAGTACTGGAAACGCGCGTGATAGATTTCGAAAACCTGATCATTCTATCCATGAACGAAGGTGTTTTTCCACTTAAAAACGCCACCAACTCTTTTGTTCCTTACACCCTCCGTAAAGCTTTTGACTTACCAACTTACGAGCACCAGGACAGCACATATGCTTACCATTTCTACCGGATGATAAGCCGCGCTAAACGCATTTTCCTCCTCTACGACACACGCACAGAAGAGATGCAGACGGGTGAGGTTAGCCGCTATTTTTATCAGTTGAAATACTTATACAGCCAGCACTTTCATCTGAAAGAAAGCGTAGTTTCCTACAACGTTTCGGCCCCTCATGTTTCTCCGGTCTCGGTTGAGAAAACACCCGAAGTGATGCGTAAGCTACAGAAATTTCGTGCCGGCGGCGACGCCAGCTTATCTGCTTCACTCATCAACAATTATATCAATTGCCCCTTGCAATTTTATTTTTCTGCCGTTGAAAGACTATCCGAAGAAAAGGAAGTGCAGGAGTCGGTAGAGTCCGATGTATTCGGCACCATGTATCATGCCATTATGCAGCACCTTTACAACCGTTACAGGGGCAAGTCGGTCCTGCCGGATACATTGAACGCCATAATCCAAAACGATGATTACCTGACCGACCTGATTGAGCGATCTTTTGCCGAACATTATTTCAAGCAAAAAGATAAACCACGCGCACTCACGGGGCATCATTTCCTGATCGGAGAAATTCTGCGCGATTATGTAAAGCAGACTCTTCGGTTCGACACATCGTTCACACCGTTTGAGTATGTGGATTCGGAATTCGTTTTCAGGTCAATCCACCAGGTTTCAGGTGATTTATCGGTAAATATAAAAGGAAGTATCGACCGGATAGATAAGGTAGCCGGGAGATTACGCATTATTGATTATAAATCGGGGAAAGGCGAATTAAATTTCAGGAATATTGAACAGCTTTTCGACAACACCAAAGTTAATCGCCCCTACCAGATATTGCAGGTTTTTATTTATGCACTTTTTTATAACAGTCCATTACCGGTTTCTCCTGCCGTTTATTACCTGAGGAATATTTTCAGGGAACACAACCCGGCCATTACCTTTGCAGGGGAGCCCATCACCGATATTTCGGTTTATTTATCCGCGTTTACTGAAAAATTAAATGTTTTTCTAGAAGAAATCTTCGATAAAGACATTCCTTTCGTCCAAACACAAAACGAAAAAAACTGCGAATGGTGCGCATTTAAGGATATTTGCAGAAGATAA
- a CDS encoding PEGA domain-containing protein — protein MKKTKLLSKAISLMLAGAILFASCSSSTLIQSSPSGAKVYLNGEYAGVTPYTHTDTKIVGSSTQVRLEKEGYETLNTAFSRNEDADVGAIIGGIFFLFPFLWTMKYKPVRTYELVPSGNASLTGSDNITTAQKGLVKDANGNEYISGVLKD, from the coding sequence ATGAAAAAAACGAAACTATTATCGAAAGCTATTTCGTTGATGTTGGCTGGAGCCATTTTATTTGCAAGTTGTAGCAGCAGCACCCTTATTCAATCCAGTCCAAGCGGTGCAAAGGTGTACCTCAACGGCGAGTATGCCGGGGTTACCCCATACACACATACCGACACCAAGATTGTTGGAAGTAGCACGCAGGTGAGATTAGAAAAAGAAGGTTATGAAACACTGAATACCGCTTTTTCCAGAAATGAAGATGCCGATGTGGGAGCTATCATTGGTGGGATTTTCTTCCTGTTCCCGTTTTTGTGGACCATGAAGTATAAACCTGTACGCACTTACGAGTTGGTTCCGTCAGGAAATGCTTCACTAACAGGAAGCGACAATATTACAACTGCACAAAAGGGATTGGTAAAAGATGCAAATGGAAATGAATACATTTCCGGTGTGCTGAAAGATTAA